The Cannabis sativa cultivar Pink pepper isolate KNU-18-1 unplaced genomic scaffold, ASM2916894v1 Contig3, whole genome shotgun sequence genome window below encodes:
- the LOC115708013 gene encoding uncharacterized protein LOC115708013: MQSRFATVAAKSTHWVFSSRACQRGLASITTPYRTADPAGHAEDYEAHQPASPHGNPDETRNVAEPKPAEPPERTEYKVEGTTEPLRPPKPAATHGSSPRLESTGVNQPLDPTSQQKRNQTTTISLEDTNCAGLDGSPWPNDEGERWSDRAEQEKDDVEYFKHHKASPLSEMEMADTRKPITQATDGTAYHGTSADVILWRPEQLDTAEEALKRAAEIWRQNAMRGDPDAPHSRVLRALRGEDF, encoded by the exons atgcaatCAAGATTTGCAACCGTAGCAGCAAAGTCAACTCACTGGGTCTTCTCCTCTAGAGCTTGCCAGCGTGGATTGGCCTCCATTACGACGCCGTATCGCACCGCTGACCCTGCTGGTCATGCCGAGGATTACGAAGCTCACCAACCTGCTTCTCCTCATGGAAACCCAGAT GAAACGAGAAATGTTGCGGAGCCTAAACCAGCTGAGCCACCAGAAAGAACAGAGTATAAAGTGGAAGGTACAACTGAACCCCTTAGGCCACCTAAACCGGCCGCCACACATGGTAGTTCCCCAAGGCTAGAGAGCACTGGAGTGAACCAGCCACTGGATCCTACTTCACAGCAAAAACGGAACCAAACGACGACGATTTCTCTTGAAGACACGAATTGCGCGGGTCTGGATGGGTCTCCGTGGCCGAATGACGAGGGAGAGAGGTGGAGTGATAGAGCCGAACAAGAGAAGGACGACGTTGAGTACTTTAAGCACCACAAGGCATCGCCGTTGTCGGAGATGGAGATGGCCGATACACGGAAGCCGATCACTCAGGCAACTGATGGGACGGCTTATCACGGTACGAGTGCGGACGTGATCTTGTGGAGGCCGGAGCAGCTTGATACGGCTGAGGAAGCGCTGAAGAGGGCGGCGGAGATATGGAGGCAGAATGCTATGCGTGGTGACCCTGATGCTCCTCATTCTAGGGTTCTTAGGGCTCTGCGCGGTGAGGATTTTTGA